In Frondihabitans sp. PAMC 28766, a genomic segment contains:
- the mraY gene encoding phospho-N-acetylmuramoyl-pentapeptide-transferase: MIALLIGGGVSLVFTLLLTPLFIKLFHRLGWGQFIRSDGPQSHHTKRGTATMGGTVLILGTVLGYFVGHIVGGDPLTLSGMLVLLMMVGLGFVGFLDDFTKVRRQRSLGLTGWAKILGQVIVAVVFAALALSIHNGPHAMSAASHFISGVRDIPWLNLFVFGPIVGGIAFAIWVTLITVSASNGVNVADGLDGLATGASILALGSYIFIGFWQSNQSCFSLRAVHAACYNTTNPLDLAVVAACISGGLIGFLWWNTSPAQIFLGDTGSLGLGGALAALAILSRTELLLVLIGGLFLVVTGSVILQRIYFKLTHGKRIFLMSPLHHHFELKGWAEVTVVVRFWIIAGLFVAAGIGVFYLEWISKS, from the coding sequence GGCGTGTCGCTCGTCTTCACGCTGCTGCTGACGCCGCTGTTCATCAAGCTGTTCCACCGGCTCGGCTGGGGCCAGTTCATCCGCAGCGACGGCCCGCAGTCGCACCACACCAAGCGCGGCACGGCCACGATGGGGGGCACGGTGCTGATCCTCGGCACGGTGCTCGGCTACTTCGTGGGGCACATCGTCGGCGGCGACCCGCTGACCCTCTCGGGCATGCTCGTGCTGCTCATGATGGTGGGCCTCGGCTTCGTCGGCTTCCTCGACGATTTCACCAAGGTGCGCCGACAGCGGAGCCTCGGGCTCACCGGCTGGGCCAAGATCCTCGGCCAGGTCATCGTCGCCGTCGTCTTCGCGGCCCTCGCGCTGTCGATCCACAACGGCCCGCACGCGATGAGCGCGGCCTCGCACTTCATCTCGGGCGTGCGCGACATCCCGTGGCTCAACCTGTTCGTCTTCGGGCCGATCGTCGGCGGCATCGCCTTCGCGATCTGGGTGACGCTGATCACGGTGTCGGCCTCGAACGGCGTCAACGTCGCCGACGGGCTCGACGGCCTCGCGACCGGTGCGTCGATCCTGGCCCTCGGCTCGTACATCTTCATCGGCTTCTGGCAGTCCAACCAGTCGTGCTTCAGCCTCAGGGCCGTGCACGCCGCCTGCTACAACACGACGAACCCGCTCGATCTCGCTGTGGTCGCGGCCTGCATCTCGGGCGGCCTGATCGGTTTCCTGTGGTGGAACACGTCGCCGGCGCAGATCTTCCTCGGCGACACCGGCTCGCTCGGCCTGGGCGGTGCCCTGGCGGCCCTCGCGATCCTCAGCCGCACCGAGCTGCTGCTCGTGCTGATCGGCGGCCTCTTCCTCGTCGTGACCGGCTCGGTGATCCTGCAGCGGATCTACTTCAAGCTGACGCACGGCAAGCGCATCTTCCTGATGAGCCCCTTGCATCACCACTTCGAGCTCAAGGGCTGGGCCGAGGTGACGGTCGTGGTGCGCTTCTGGATCATCGCGGGGCTCTTCGTCGCGGCCGGAATCGGCGTGTTCTACCTCGAGTGGATCAGCAAGTCGTGA
- the murD gene encoding UDP-N-acetylmuramoyl-L-alanine--D-glutamate ligase, which produces MSDGTPEQRRLDTLVSWHADWTGLRVAVLGLGVSGFSSADTLAELGAEVLVVAPQAQEGPAAERADLLSVIGVGFVPSDLEAAPAELVGFDPEVVVVSPGLAPHHPIVLWAAASPAAVWGDVELAWRVRDKFTPVADWLLVTGTNGKTTTTQLVAAMVAADGKSVAACGNIGLPVLDAVREPNGFDVLAVELSSHQLHYLPLQGPGALHPAASVCLNVEDDHLEWHGGADAYRAAKGRVYANTRVACVYNRADATTMRLVQDADVEEGCRAVGFGLDLPPVSDFGIAEDLLVDRAFLPDRQNKALELTTLETLRSSGLGADHLVADVLAAAALVRAIDVAPDSIQLAVSVFHADHHRSEPVAASDGIDWIDDSKATNPHAASASLRAAKSPIWIVGGLFKGVDVAPLVEDIADRVKAAVLIGTDRQILREAFERHAPGIPLFEVDETDTELVMTRAVAFAASVAEPGDTVLLAPAAASFDQFADYGARGDAFARAVHEHLGGDADGRHAIEPPATPNP; this is translated from the coding sequence GTGAGCGACGGCACTCCAGAGCAGCGCCGACTCGACACGCTCGTCAGCTGGCACGCCGACTGGACGGGTCTGCGCGTCGCCGTGCTCGGCCTCGGCGTCAGCGGCTTCTCGTCGGCCGACACTCTCGCCGAGCTGGGCGCCGAGGTGCTCGTGGTCGCGCCGCAGGCCCAGGAGGGCCCCGCGGCCGAGAGGGCCGACCTTCTGAGCGTGATCGGCGTCGGCTTCGTGCCCTCCGACCTCGAGGCGGCCCCCGCCGAGCTGGTCGGGTTCGACCCCGAGGTCGTCGTCGTGAGCCCGGGCCTCGCACCGCACCACCCGATCGTGCTGTGGGCGGCGGCGTCACCGGCCGCGGTCTGGGGCGACGTCGAGCTCGCCTGGCGCGTGCGCGACAAGTTCACGCCCGTGGCCGACTGGCTGCTCGTCACCGGCACGAACGGCAAGACGACGACCACCCAGCTCGTCGCGGCCATGGTCGCAGCCGACGGCAAGAGCGTCGCCGCCTGCGGCAACATCGGCCTGCCCGTGCTCGACGCCGTGCGAGAGCCCAACGGGTTCGACGTGCTGGCGGTCGAGCTCTCCAGCCACCAACTGCACTACCTGCCGCTCCAGGGCCCGGGTGCCCTGCATCCTGCTGCCAGCGTCTGCCTCAACGTCGAAGACGACCACCTCGAGTGGCACGGCGGTGCCGACGCCTACCGCGCGGCCAAGGGTCGCGTCTACGCGAACACCCGCGTCGCCTGCGTCTACAACCGGGCCGACGCGACCACGATGCGCCTGGTGCAGGATGCCGACGTTGAAGAAGGCTGCCGCGCCGTCGGCTTCGGTCTCGACCTCCCTCCCGTCAGCGACTTCGGCATCGCCGAAGACCTGCTCGTCGACCGCGCCTTCCTGCCCGACCGCCAGAACAAGGCACTCGAGCTCACCACGCTCGAGACCCTGCGTTCGTCGGGGCTCGGCGCCGACCACCTGGTCGCCGACGTGCTCGCCGCCGCCGCCCTCGTCCGGGCGATCGACGTGGCGCCCGACTCGATCCAGCTCGCGGTCAGCGTCTTCCACGCCGACCACCACCGGTCCGAGCCCGTCGCGGCCAGCGACGGCATCGACTGGATCGACGACTCGAAGGCGACGAACCCGCACGCGGCCTCGGCGTCGCTCCGCGCAGCGAAGTCGCCGATCTGGATCGTCGGCGGCCTGTTCAAGGGCGTCGACGTCGCGCCCCTGGTCGAAGACATCGCCGACCGGGTCAAGGCGGCCGTGCTGATCGGCACCGACCGGCAGATACTCAGGGAAGCCTTCGAGCGACACGCGCCCGGCATACCGCTGTTCGAGGTCGACGAGACCGACACTGAACTCGTGATGACGCGGGCCGTGGCTTTCGCGGCGTCGGTCGCCGAGCCGGGAGACACCGTCCTGCTCGCGCCGGCAGCGGCATCGTTCGATCAATTCGCCGACTACGGCGCCCGCGGCGACGCGTTCGCCCGGGCAGTCCACGAACACCTGGGAGGTGACGCCGATGGCCGACACGCCATCGAGCCTCCCGCGACGCCGAACCCCTAG
- the ftsW gene encoding putative lipid II flippase FtsW produces the protein MADTPSSLPRRRTPRASPAADPTLAESSLFSANGAAVVRVKKIFAAEGSTFFVVLGTALFLTVFGLVMVLSSSSVEQYVATHDFFGAFVRQGIFAAIGVPLMLIATRAPVSFWQKYSWHFLGLALFLQLLVFTPLGVDIQGNRNWIHIGSFSAQPSEFLKLALAIWIGAILVRKQNKLADWKQVAVPLVPVVLIAVALVMRGGDLGTTLIILMEVGVAVFLAGVPLRFLVVPLIAILVMIPVVTLGGNSRTSRISAWLSGCSTAEAYQSTCWQTTHGIWALASGGVFGVGLGNSKAKWSWLPEADNDFIFAIIGEELGLIGACVVLGLFIVLAVSFFKVVRRSDDAFVRITTGAIMMWLIGQAFVNVAVVLGLLPVLGVPLPLISAGGSSLIFALLAIGVVLSFVRQSPTSSIPAAPARETVGSLR, from the coding sequence ATGGCCGACACGCCATCGAGCCTCCCGCGACGCCGAACCCCTAGGGCTTCGCCGGCCGCGGATCCGACACTCGCCGAGTCATCGCTTTTCAGCGCGAACGGCGCGGCCGTCGTCCGGGTCAAGAAGATCTTCGCCGCCGAGGGGTCGACGTTCTTCGTCGTGCTCGGCACCGCGCTCTTCCTCACGGTCTTCGGCCTGGTCATGGTGCTGTCGTCGTCGAGTGTCGAGCAGTACGTCGCCACGCACGACTTCTTCGGCGCTTTTGTGCGCCAGGGCATCTTCGCCGCGATCGGCGTGCCGCTCATGCTGATCGCCACGCGGGCCCCGGTGTCGTTCTGGCAGAAGTACTCGTGGCACTTCCTCGGCCTGGCGCTCTTTTTGCAGTTGCTCGTCTTCACGCCCCTCGGCGTCGACATCCAGGGCAACCGCAACTGGATCCATATCGGTTCGTTCAGCGCGCAGCCGTCGGAGTTCTTGAAGCTCGCCCTGGCCATCTGGATCGGGGCGATCCTGGTGCGAAAGCAGAACAAGCTAGCCGACTGGAAGCAGGTGGCCGTGCCACTGGTGCCGGTCGTGCTGATCGCCGTGGCCCTCGTCATGCGCGGCGGCGACCTGGGCACGACGCTCATCATCCTCATGGAGGTCGGCGTCGCGGTCTTCCTGGCCGGTGTGCCCCTGCGCTTCCTCGTCGTGCCGCTGATCGCGATCCTGGTGATGATCCCCGTCGTCACGCTGGGCGGCAATTCGCGCACCAGCCGCATCTCGGCCTGGCTCTCTGGCTGCTCCACCGCCGAGGCCTACCAGTCGACCTGCTGGCAGACGACCCACGGCATCTGGGCCCTCGCCTCCGGTGGCGTCTTCGGTGTCGGGCTCGGCAACTCCAAGGCCAAGTGGTCGTGGCTGCCCGAGGCCGACAACGACTTCATCTTCGCCATCATCGGCGAGGAGCTCGGGTTGATCGGCGCGTGCGTCGTGCTCGGCCTGTTCATCGTGCTCGCCGTGTCGTTCTTCAAGGTCGTGCGCCGCTCGGACGACGCCTTCGTCCGCATCACGACCGGCGCCATCATGATGTGGCTGATCGGCCAGGCGTTCGTCAACGTCGCTGTGGTGCTCGGCCTCCTGCCCGTCCTCGGCGTCCCGTTACCCCTGATATCCGCGGGAGGATCATCGCTCATCTTCGCACTGCTCGCGATCGGCGTCGTGCTCTCGTTCGTGCGGCAGTCGCCGACCAGCAGCATCCCAGCAGCCCCGGCGCGCGAGACGGTAGGGTCTCTCCGGTGA
- a CDS encoding glycosyltransferase, whose translation MTTYLLAGGGTAGHVNPLLATADRLRRREADATILVLGTAEGLESRLVPARGYELLTVPRLPFPRRLNGAALRFPKRIVSSIAGVRRLLREHHVDVVVGFGGYAAAPAYLAAWRSKVPIVVHEANAKPGIANVLGSYVTTHVGVVFASTKLRHSRQVGMPLRDEIETLDRRATHSEAQQYFGLDPAKPTVLVTGGSTGARRLNDTISRSAEAILGAGWQILHITGEKSDLTSTSLADYHLLRYCDRMDLALSAADFVVSRSGSATVSELTALGLPSILVPYPVGNGEQRFNATDVVAAGGAEIVADEQFTPAWVRKELVPTLLDRARIADMAARAASVGVRDGADRMVDLVLEATPRSAQSSAPAPHVPPAAATRSEGR comes from the coding sequence GTGACGACGTACCTGCTTGCCGGCGGCGGCACTGCCGGCCACGTGAATCCGCTTCTCGCCACGGCCGATCGGCTGCGGCGGCGCGAAGCCGATGCGACGATCCTGGTGCTCGGCACGGCCGAGGGCCTCGAGTCGCGCCTCGTGCCCGCTCGTGGTTACGAGCTGCTCACAGTGCCGCGTCTGCCCTTCCCTCGCCGTCTCAACGGCGCAGCCCTGCGGTTCCCGAAGCGCATCGTCTCGTCCATCGCGGGGGTTCGACGTCTGCTGCGCGAGCACCACGTCGACGTCGTCGTCGGGTTCGGCGGCTACGCGGCCGCCCCCGCCTACCTCGCAGCGTGGCGGTCGAAGGTGCCTATCGTCGTGCACGAGGCCAACGCCAAGCCCGGCATCGCGAACGTGCTCGGGTCGTACGTCACCACGCACGTCGGCGTGGTCTTCGCCTCGACGAAGCTGCGCCACTCGCGCCAGGTCGGCATGCCTCTCCGCGACGAGATCGAGACGCTCGACCGCCGTGCGACGCACTCCGAGGCGCAGCAGTACTTCGGGCTCGACCCCGCCAAGCCCACCGTGCTCGTCACCGGCGGCTCGACCGGGGCTCGGCGTCTCAACGACACGATCTCGCGCTCGGCCGAGGCGATCCTCGGCGCCGGGTGGCAGATCCTGCACATCACCGGCGAGAAGTCCGATCTGACGTCGACCTCGCTCGCCGACTACCACCTGCTGAGGTACTGCGACCGGATGGACCTGGCACTGTCGGCCGCCGACTTCGTCGTCTCGCGCTCGGGCTCGGCGACGGTCAGCGAACTGACCGCCCTCGGCCTGCCCTCGATCCTGGTGCCGTACCCCGTCGGCAACGGCGAGCAGAGGTTCAACGCCACTGACGTCGTCGCCGCCGGCGGAGCCGAGATCGTCGCCGACGAGCAGTTCACTCCGGCGTGGGTGCGCAAAGAGCTGGTGCCGACTCTGCTCGATCGGGCCCGGATCGCCGACATGGCGGCGCGCGCCGCGTCCGTCGGCGTTCGCGACGGCGCCGATCGAATGGTCGACCTCGTGCTCGAGGCGACGCCGCGGTCAGCACAGAGCTCTGCGCCGGCGCCTCACGTTCCCCCCGCTGCTGCGACCCGATCGGAGGGGCGATGA
- a CDS encoding FtsQ-type POTRA domain-containing protein — MKRPEGFDRVPPPRPKAEASPESATAEPTRAAAGDQAQAERSKTRAATSTATSTTTATRPAEKARPTEAPGPTREAEPADPAFLPARDTSKAEARQRSVAARRLARRARAARRAVERAEVRRFTRRSRHRRATWITAGAVAVVLVGSVTISVFSPLLSLQHIDVEGTSRVDRTAVLKSLDGQIGKPLATVDFTTVKHDLSNFPLIESYVTETRPPHTLVIRITEREPIASVKVGTTFELVDPAGIVISTSPKQPAGVPLVDIKGATVDGTVYRAAAEVLLSLPAQLRATVKTVSASTPNDVTLGLTTGEQVVWGGADSSTQKAQLLTGLIKSHKATNPNQSVEYDVSAPDNGIIRTK, encoded by the coding sequence ATGAAGCGTCCCGAGGGGTTCGACCGGGTTCCGCCGCCGCGGCCGAAGGCGGAGGCGTCGCCCGAGTCGGCGACGGCCGAGCCGACACGTGCAGCGGCAGGAGACCAGGCGCAGGCGGAGCGCTCGAAGACCAGGGCCGCAACCAGCACCGCGACCAGCACCACGACCGCCACACGGCCCGCCGAGAAGGCGCGGCCGACCGAGGCGCCGGGGCCGACACGTGAAGCCGAGCCCGCCGATCCTGCGTTCCTCCCCGCTCGTGACACGTCGAAGGCCGAGGCGCGCCAGCGCTCCGTCGCCGCGCGTCGCCTCGCGCGCCGAGCCCGCGCGGCCCGCCGCGCTGTCGAGCGCGCCGAGGTGCGCCGCTTCACCCGCCGCAGCCGACATCGGCGCGCCACCTGGATCACGGCGGGCGCCGTCGCGGTCGTGCTCGTGGGGTCGGTCACGATCAGCGTCTTCTCGCCGCTGCTGTCGCTGCAGCACATCGACGTCGAGGGCACGAGCCGGGTCGATCGCACCGCCGTGCTCAAGTCGCTCGACGGCCAGATCGGCAAGCCCCTCGCGACCGTCGACTTCACCACCGTCAAGCACGACCTGTCGAACTTCCCGCTGATCGAGTCGTACGTCACCGAGACCCGACCGCCCCACACCCTGGTGATCAGGATCACCGAGCGCGAGCCGATCGCGTCGGTGAAAGTCGGCACGACCTTCGAGCTCGTCGACCCGGCGGGCATCGTCATCTCGACGTCTCCGAAGCAGCCGGCCGGCGTGCCGCTGGTCGACATCAAGGGCGCGACGGTCGACGGCACCGTCTATCGGGCAGCGGCCGAGGTGCTGCTGTCGCTGCCGGCCCAGCTCCGGGCGACCGTGAAGACGGTCTCGGCATCGACTCCCAACGACGTCACGCTGGGGCTCACGACGGGCGAACAGGTCGTCTGGGGCGGCGCCGACTCGTCGACGCAGAAGGCTCAGCTGCTGACCGGCCTGATCAAGAGCCACAAGGCCACGAACCCGAACCAGTCGGTCGAGTACGACGTCTCGGCGCCCGACAACGGCATCATCCGCACCAAGTGA
- the ftsZ gene encoding cell division protein FtsZ: protein MTTNHNYLAVIKVVGVGGGGVNAVNRMIELGLRGVEFIAINTDAQALLLSDADVKLDVGRELTRGLGAGADPEVGRRAAEDHAEEIEEALAGADMVFVTAGEGGGTGTGGAPVVARIAKSIGALTIGVVTKPFGFEGRRRQAQAEAGVAQLKEEVDTLIVVPNDRLLEISERGISMVEAFGTADQVLLAGVQGITDLITTPGLINLDFADVKSVMQGAGSALMGIGSSRGADRAIKAAELAVASPLLEASIDGAHGVLLSIQGGSNLGIFEINDAARLVQEAVHPEANIIFGAVIDDTLGDEVRVTVIAAGFDNGEPTTKSKERRESFVATDGPATTTVAGVSAIADSGSVPSYQRAEEPATQSPDPVFDDGDDDLDVPDFLK, encoded by the coding sequence GTGACAACGAACCATAACTACCTCGCCGTGATCAAGGTCGTCGGTGTCGGCGGCGGTGGCGTCAACGCCGTCAACCGCATGATCGAACTCGGTCTCCGCGGAGTCGAGTTCATCGCCATCAACACCGATGCCCAGGCGCTGCTGCTCAGCGACGCCGACGTCAAGCTCGACGTCGGCCGCGAGCTCACCCGCGGTCTCGGCGCCGGCGCCGACCCCGAGGTGGGCCGTCGCGCCGCCGAAGACCACGCCGAAGAGATCGAGGAGGCCCTCGCCGGGGCCGACATGGTCTTCGTCACCGCGGGCGAGGGCGGTGGCACCGGCACGGGCGGTGCTCCGGTCGTGGCTCGAATCGCCAAGTCGATCGGCGCCTTGACGATCGGTGTCGTCACGAAGCCGTTCGGCTTCGAGGGCCGTCGCCGCCAGGCTCAGGCCGAGGCCGGCGTGGCACAGCTCAAAGAAGAGGTCGACACCCTCATCGTGGTGCCGAACGACCGCCTCCTCGAGATCTCCGAGCGCGGCATCTCGATGGTCGAGGCCTTCGGCACGGCCGACCAGGTGCTGCTTGCCGGTGTGCAGGGCATCACCGACCTCATCACGACCCCGGGGCTCATCAACCTCGACTTCGCCGACGTCAAAAGCGTGATGCAGGGCGCAGGATCCGCGCTGATGGGCATCGGCTCGTCCCGCGGGGCCGACCGCGCGATCAAGGCCGCCGAGCTGGCAGTCGCATCGCCTCTGCTGGAGGCGTCCATCGACGGCGCCCACGGAGTGCTGCTCTCCATCCAGGGCGGCTCGAACCTCGGCATCTTCGAGATCAACGACGCCGCCCGCCTGGTGCAGGAGGCCGTCCACCCCGAGGCCAACATCATCTTCGGCGCCGTGATCGACGACACCCTCGGCGACGAGGTCCGCGTCACAGTGATCGCCGCCGGCTTCGACAACGGCGAGCCGACTACCAAGTCGAAAGAGCGCCGCGAGAGCTTCGTCGCGACCGACGGCCCCGCCACCACCACGGTCGCCGGCGTCAGCGCGATCGCCGACAGCGGCTCGGTGCCCTCGTACCAGCGCGCCGAAGAGCCTGCGACGCAGAGCCCCGACCCGGTGTTCGACGACGGTGACGACGACCTCGACGTCCCCGACTTCCTGAAATAG
- a CDS encoding YggS family pyridoxal phosphate-dependent enzyme produces the protein MTADSSELAGRVDDVFGRIADAARSASRDPAELTTIVVTKFHPASLVRELHALGLRDVGENRHQEAQAKALETADLSGLRWHFVGQLQSKKARQARAYASSVHSLDRDSVIDALASDDGSVIDGFVQVNLTDDPARGGVREQDLEKAALRVLEAPGIVLRGVMAVAPLDEEPGRAFARLRGMSERVISLDRAATAISAGMSHDFAEAIAEGATHLRIGTAITGNRPDAR, from the coding sequence ATCACGGCTGACAGCTCTGAACTCGCGGGCCGTGTCGACGACGTCTTCGGGCGTATCGCCGACGCGGCCCGTTCGGCGTCCCGCGACCCCGCCGAGCTCACGACGATCGTGGTGACGAAGTTCCACCCGGCGTCGCTCGTCCGCGAGCTCCACGCTTTGGGGCTCCGCGACGTCGGCGAGAACCGCCACCAGGAGGCCCAGGCGAAGGCTCTCGAGACCGCCGACCTCTCCGGGCTCCGCTGGCACTTCGTCGGCCAGCTGCAGTCGAAGAAGGCCCGACAGGCGCGCGCCTACGCGTCGTCCGTGCACTCGCTCGACCGCGACTCGGTCATCGACGCGCTCGCCTCGGACGACGGCTCGGTGATCGACGGGTTCGTGCAGGTCAACCTCACCGACGACCCGGCGCGGGGCGGGGTGCGAGAGCAGGATCTCGAGAAGGCGGCTTTGCGCGTGCTCGAGGCCCCCGGCATCGTGCTGCGCGGTGTGATGGCCGTGGCGCCCCTCGACGAGGAGCCCGGCCGGGCCTTCGCCCGGCTGCGGGGGATGAGCGAACGCGTGATCTCGCTCGACCGTGCGGCGACCGCCATCTCCGCCGGGATGTCGCACGACTTCGCCGAGGCGATCGCGGAAGGCGCGACACACCTGCGAATCGGAACGGCAATCACGGGAAACCGCCCGGACGCTCGTTAA
- a CDS encoding cell division protein SepF — MANPLKKSLIYLGLADEELEYDDQHDRAAADAQETVPQPVVQPVPQQAPAPHASSSHAPATARASQKRAPASPAQAAAAPTPTRAPVTPLRRPTSTKIAAPTEMNEILTVHPREYKDAQSIAASFRDGIPVIINLSQMSESDARRLVDFASGLSQGLYGKIERVTNKVFLLSPSHIAVSGDQAEVESDIEASFFAQS; from the coding sequence ATGGCGAACCCGCTGAAGAAGAGCCTGATCTACCTCGGCCTCGCCGACGAAGAGCTCGAGTACGACGACCAGCACGACCGCGCCGCGGCCGACGCGCAGGAGACCGTGCCGCAGCCCGTCGTGCAGCCCGTGCCCCAGCAGGCTCCCGCGCCGCACGCCTCGTCGTCGCACGCCCCGGCCACCGCCCGCGCCTCGCAGAAGCGCGCACCGGCCTCGCCCGCGCAGGCCGCAGCCGCCCCCACGCCCACCCGCGCACCCGTGACGCCTCTGCGTCGCCCCACGTCGACAAAGATTGCGGCCCCCACCGAGATGAACGAAATCCTTACGGTCCACCCGCGCGAGTACAAGGACGCGCAGTCGATCGCCGCCAGCTTCCGCGACGGGATCCCCGTCATCATCAACCTGTCGCAGATGAGCGAGAGCGACGCGCGCCGCCTGGTCGACTTCGCCAGCGGTCTGTCGCAGGGGCTCTACGGCAAGATCGAGCGCGTCACCAATAAGGTGTTCCTGCTCTCGCCGTCGCACATCGCAGTGAGCGGGGATCAGGCTGAGGTAGAGTCCGACATCGAGGCGTCGTTCTTCGCCCAGTCGTGA
- a CDS encoding YggT family protein gives MIVHLIASIVYVALLIFFLLMWARFIYDLTRSVARSYRPRGVLLILAEVTYTVTDPPIKALRRVLPPIRLGSVALDFGWSIVMLIVVILMSVASSLSHSY, from the coding sequence ATGATCGTCCACCTGATCGCGTCCATCGTCTACGTCGCCCTTCTGATCTTCTTCCTGCTGATGTGGGCGCGGTTCATCTACGATCTGACGCGGTCGGTGGCCCGGTCGTATCGGCCCCGCGGGGTGCTCCTCATCCTCGCCGAGGTCACCTACACGGTGACCGACCCGCCCATCAAAGCCCTGCGGCGTGTCCTCCCGCCCATTCGCCTGGGTTCGGTGGCGCTCGACTTCGGCTGGAGCATCGTGATGCTGATCGTCGTGATCCTGATGAGCGTCGCGTCAAGCCTCAGCCACTCGTACTGA
- a CDS encoding DivIVA domain-containing protein, with amino-acid sequence MALTPEDVVNKRFQPTKFREGYDQDEVDDFLDEVVVELRRLGQENEDLRQRLATSDSKAEEMQRTASAAPAPVEAPVAATPAPEPEPVVEPEPVAAAPEPVAAPEPAAPAAVAAAPAYVAPSVDETTSTNNLLQLARRLHEEHVREGIEKRDALIAEGHATAARIVSEAETAQKAQVEQFENEHRAQVAQVEAEQKAKNDAFEADFAARQQKIETEQRAQVERLDNERIGLEHRIDDLRTFERDYRSKLKSYIEGQLREFEGDASSTPEPVSAQGFGSN; translated from the coding sequence ATGGCTTTGACGCCTGAAGACGTAGTCAACAAGCGGTTCCAGCCGACCAAGTTCCGTGAGGGGTACGACCAAGACGAGGTCGACGACTTCCTCGACGAAGTGGTCGTCGAACTCCGCCGACTCGGCCAAGAGAACGAAGACCTGCGGCAGCGCCTCGCGACGAGCGATTCGAAGGCCGAAGAGATGCAGCGCACCGCTTCGGCTGCGCCCGCGCCGGTCGAGGCACCCGTTGCCGCCACGCCGGCACCCGAGCCCGAGCCGGTCGTCGAACCCGAGCCCGTCGCTGCCGCGCCCGAGCCGGTCGCCGCGCCCGAGCCCGCCGCCCCGGCTGCTGTCGCCGCGGCGCCGGCCTACGTCGCCCCGTCCGTCGACGAGACCACCAGCACCAACAACCTCCTGCAGCTCGCTCGCCGCCTGCATGAAGAGCACGTGCGCGAAGGCATCGAGAAGCGCGACGCGCTCATTGCCGAGGGTCACGCCACCGCCGCTCGGATCGTCTCCGAGGCCGAGACCGCGCAGAAGGCGCAGGTCGAGCAGTTCGAGAACGAGCACCGCGCCCAGGTCGCCCAGGTCGAGGCCGAGCAGAAGGCCAAGAACGACGCCTTCGAGGCCGACTTCGCCGCCCGCCAGCAGAAGATCGAGACCGAGCAGCGCGCCCAGGTCGAGCGCCTCGATAACGAGCGCATCGGCCTCGAGCACCGCATCGACGACCTGCGCACGTTCGAGCGCGACTACCGTTCGAAGCTCAAGTCGTACATCGAGGGCCAACTGCGCGAGTTCGAGGGCGACGCCTCGTCGACGCCCGAGCCCGTGTCCGCTCAGGGCTTTGGCAGCAACTAG
- the lspA gene encoding signal peptidase II — protein sequence MAATSSSPRSSTSAAPKASVRVLLTLAFVAVVVYLLDQGTKHLIVSSMTVGQDRSLFGGLLHLHFVKNPGAAFSFATGQTWIFSLVAAAVVAAIVVLIRRIQSTRWALMLGMLLGGTCGNLTDRLLREPGFGVGHVVDFIYLPWILPAIFNIADTFIVSSMGLLLLLTLLGVGLDGRRASKRPTTADADGAVAQAQAAEDRALEVEAIEADLADDRAVSQPTEPAADRPTESPS from the coding sequence TTGGCAGCAACTAGCTCGTCCCCTCGGTCGAGCACCTCCGCAGCCCCGAAGGCCAGTGTCCGCGTTCTGCTGACACTGGCCTTCGTCGCTGTCGTCGTCTATCTGCTCGACCAGGGCACGAAGCACCTCATCGTCTCGAGCATGACGGTGGGCCAAGACAGATCGCTGTTCGGTGGTCTTCTGCACCTGCACTTCGTCAAGAACCCGGGCGCCGCTTTCTCGTTCGCCACGGGCCAGACCTGGATCTTCTCGCTCGTCGCCGCAGCTGTCGTCGCGGCCATCGTCGTGCTGATCCGCCGCATCCAGTCGACCCGCTGGGCCCTCATGCTCGGCATGCTGCTCGGCGGCACCTGTGGCAACCTCACCGACCGCCTCTTGCGCGAGCCGGGGTTCGGTGTCGGCCACGTCGTCGACTTCATCTACCTCCCCTGGATCCTGCCGGCCATCTTCAACATCGCCGACACGTTCATCGTCTCGAGCATGGGCCTGCTGCTGCTGCTCACTCTGCTCGGGGTCGGGCTCGACGGGCGCCGCGCGTCCAAGCGACCGACGACGGCCGACGCCGACGGCGCCGTGGCGCAGGCGCAGGCCGCCGAAGACCGGGCCCTCGAAGTCGAAGCGATCGAGGCCGATCTCGCGGACGACCGCGCTGTCTCGCAGCCGACGGAGCCCGCCGCCGACCGGCCAACCGAGTCGCCCTCGTGA